A genomic window from Glycine max cultivar Williams 82 chromosome 17, Glycine_max_v4.0, whole genome shotgun sequence includes:
- the LOC102666969 gene encoding uncharacterized protein, which produces MTLRSSIHHRSKADIAGFAHLTLEIVNANASITLEHIPKFHGQTEDPKLKMALKDCLVSYNTIVKVHLREALNAMDVGDYRAVQQKAYVTIIEAESCNTKFRNLATSPLRDTNRYVQNLCAIAISIAKKLVLPYQLPTSI; this is translated from the coding sequence ATGACTTTGCGATCATCAATTCATCATAGATCTAAAGCAGATATTGCGGGTTTTGCTCATTTAACCCTTGAGATTGTCAATGCTAATGCCTCTATAACATTGGAACATATACCCAAGTTTCATGGCCAAACAGAGGACCCTAAGCTAAAAATGGCCTTGAAAGATTGTCTTGTTTCATACAACACGATAGTCAAGGTACATTTGAGAGAGGCTCTAAATGCTATGGACGTAGGTGATTATAGGGCTGTACAACAAAAGGCTTATGTTACTATTATTGAAGCTGAGTCATGCAATACTAAATTTAGGAATCTGGCTACTTCACCTTTAAGGGATACCAACCGATATGTGCAAAATCTGTGTGCTATTGCCATTTCAATTGCTAAAAAATTGGTTCTGCCATACCAATTACCAACTTCGATTTAG